From the genome of Rhizobium sp. NXC24, one region includes:
- a CDS encoding MFS transporter: MTQETARPKAGQILGMSTAAFTACFAVWTIFSIIGIRIRQELGLSETEFGLLVGTPILTGALIRVLLGIWTDLYGGRLVFTATMLAGAAATFLLSYAHTYPQMLVAALGIGIAGGSFAVGVAYVSRWYPPEKQGTALGIFGAGNVGAAVTKFLAPFVLVAFGWQAVAQIWAAGLAVMAILFWLTTKDDPVTVERRRSGIRPTSAWLELEPLKNVQIWRFGLYYFFVFGAFVALALWLPQYLIKVYGLNIETAGMIAAFFSVPASLLRAYGGHLSDTYGARRVLYWTFLVCTAATFILSYPPTDYVVHGANGTTSFHLEMGLGGFVVTIFVLGFFMALGKAAVYKHIPAYYPNHVGSVGGLVGMIGGLGGFVLPILFGVLLDLTGLWTSCFMALFVLVGGALVWMHLAIRQMERGAAGVPLSRLPPFPEMQGLPEPVVQTRPSKAVLTDWRPEDPVFWQKIGRAVARRNLLLSIPALLLSFAVWQVWSVVVAKLPLAGFTFSADQLFWLAALPGLSGATLRIFYSFMVPIFGGRLWTTLTTWSLIIPAVGIGYAVQHPETPYVVFLILALLCGFGGGNFASSMANISFFFPKSEKGNALALNAGLGNLGVSVVQFAVPLVIAVGLFGPLGGTPQMAASTAGVAPLWLQNAGFFFVPFIVLSACASWFGMNDIASAKASFAEQAIIFQRKHNWIMCWLYTGTFGSFIGYSAGFPLLSKMLFPEINALQFAFLGPLVGALSRSATGWLADRYGGARVTFWVFALMMAGVAGVLWFTGMREQPGAFWGFFASFLVLFFATGVGNASTFQMIPAISAREMERLMPGADAEMRRRQGEKEAAAITGFTSAIAAFGAFFIPKSFGTSIALTGSAETALWAFLVFYVSCLVLTWVVYTRKGGLLHDIERRKRRTAGQAAAAE, translated from the coding sequence ATGACACAGGAAACGGCACGACCCAAGGCCGGTCAAATTTTGGGAATGAGCACAGCGGCGTTCACGGCCTGCTTTGCGGTGTGGACGATCTTCTCGATCATCGGCATCCGCATCCGACAGGAACTCGGACTAAGCGAAACTGAATTCGGGCTTCTGGTCGGCACACCCATCCTCACCGGCGCGCTGATCCGCGTCCTGCTTGGCATTTGGACCGATCTTTACGGCGGGAGGCTCGTCTTCACCGCAACCATGCTCGCCGGTGCGGCCGCGACTTTCCTGCTATCTTACGCGCACACTTACCCGCAGATGCTGGTGGCAGCGCTTGGGATTGGCATCGCAGGCGGCTCCTTCGCCGTCGGTGTTGCCTATGTGTCGCGCTGGTATCCGCCCGAAAAACAGGGAACCGCACTCGGCATTTTCGGCGCCGGCAATGTCGGCGCGGCCGTCACCAAGTTCCTTGCTCCCTTCGTCCTCGTCGCCTTCGGTTGGCAGGCGGTCGCGCAGATTTGGGCCGCCGGACTTGCCGTCATGGCTATTCTGTTCTGGCTGACCACCAAGGATGATCCGGTAACCGTCGAGCGACGTCGCTCCGGCATCCGGCCGACGAGCGCCTGGCTCGAACTCGAACCGCTCAAGAATGTGCAGATCTGGCGCTTCGGACTTTACTATTTCTTTGTGTTCGGTGCGTTCGTCGCACTGGCACTCTGGCTGCCGCAATACCTGATCAAGGTCTATGGCCTTAATATCGAGACTGCAGGCATGATCGCCGCTTTCTTCTCGGTGCCGGCGAGCCTGTTGCGCGCCTATGGCGGTCATCTGTCGGACACCTATGGCGCGCGCCGCGTCCTCTATTGGACTTTCCTTGTCTGCACAGCGGCGACCTTCATACTGTCCTATCCGCCGACCGACTACGTGGTCCACGGCGCAAACGGTACGACCTCATTCCACCTTGAAATGGGCCTTGGCGGCTTCGTCGTCACGATCTTCGTGCTCGGCTTCTTCATGGCGCTCGGCAAGGCAGCCGTCTACAAGCACATTCCAGCCTACTATCCGAACCATGTTGGCTCGGTCGGTGGCCTCGTAGGTATGATCGGGGGCCTCGGCGGCTTTGTCCTGCCGATCCTCTTCGGCGTGCTGCTCGACTTAACGGGTCTGTGGACGAGTTGCTTTATGGCGCTCTTCGTGCTTGTCGGCGGTGCGCTCGTCTGGATGCATCTTGCGATCCGCCAGATGGAACGCGGGGCCGCCGGCGTGCCCCTTTCTCGGTTGCCGCCCTTCCCGGAAATGCAGGGATTGCCTGAACCAGTGGTTCAGACCCGTCCGAGCAAGGCGGTGCTGACCGACTGGCGCCCCGAAGATCCGGTGTTCTGGCAGAAGATCGGCCGGGCAGTCGCTCGCCGAAATCTCTTGCTGTCAATCCCGGCGCTGCTTCTCTCCTTTGCCGTCTGGCAGGTTTGGTCGGTCGTGGTCGCCAAGCTACCGCTCGCGGGTTTCACCTTCAGCGCCGACCAACTCTTCTGGCTCGCCGCATTGCCGGGCCTGTCGGGTGCTACGCTGCGGATCTTCTACTCGTTCATGGTGCCGATCTTCGGCGGCCGGCTCTGGACGACGCTCACCACCTGGTCACTCATCATCCCGGCGGTGGGCATCGGTTACGCCGTGCAGCATCCCGAAACGCCTTATGTCGTATTCCTGATCCTGGCCTTGCTTTGCGGTTTCGGCGGCGGCAATTTCGCCTCTTCCATGGCCAATATCTCCTTCTTCTTCCCGAAATCGGAGAAGGGCAACGCGCTTGCGCTCAATGCCGGACTTGGCAATCTTGGTGTCAGCGTCGTGCAGTTCGCCGTGCCGCTTGTCATTGCAGTAGGTCTCTTCGGGCCGCTCGGCGGTACACCTCAAATGGCAGCCAGCACAGCCGGAGTTGCGCCGCTCTGGCTGCAGAATGCCGGTTTCTTCTTTGTGCCCTTCATCGTGCTGTCGGCTTGCGCCTCCTGGTTCGGCATGAATGACATTGCCTCGGCCAAGGCCTCGTTCGCAGAGCAGGCAATCATCTTCCAGCGGAAACACAACTGGATCATGTGCTGGCTCTACACCGGTACGTTCGGCTCCTTCATCGGCTATTCCGCGGGCTTCCCGTTGTTGTCGAAGATGTTGTTTCCGGAGATCAATGCGTTGCAGTTCGCCTTTCTCGGACCGCTGGTCGGCGCGCTCTCGCGCTCAGCTACCGGGTGGCTTGCCGATCGCTATGGCGGCGCGCGCGTCACCTTCTGGGTCTTCGCGTTGATGATGGCCGGCGTTGCGGGCGTGCTGTGGTTCACGGGCATGAGGGAGCAGCCCGGTGCCTTCTGGGGCTTCTTTGCCAGCTTCCTCGTCCTTTTCTTCGCCACTGGCGTCGGCAATGCCTCCACCTTCCAGATGATACCGGCGATCAGCGCCAGGGAGATGGAGCGGCTGATGCCGGGTGCCGACGCCGAAATGCGTCGTCGTCAAGGGGAGAAGGAGGCGGCCGCCATCACCGGCTTCACCTCGGCGATTGCCGCTTTCGGAGCCTTCTTCATTCCGAAGAGCTTTGGTACCTCGATCGCGTTGACCGGCAGCGCCGAGACAGCGCTCTGGGCCTTTCTCGTCTTCTACGTGAGCTGCCTTGTCCTCACCTGGGTCGTCTACACCCGCAAGGGCGGCCTTCTTCATGACATCGAGCGGCGCAAGCGCCGCACCGCCGGCCAAGCCGCCGCGGCCGAATAA
- a CDS encoding helix-turn-helix domain-containing protein: MRKGEYGASIRDMLEELPLFQSLPDATRKELLGNSVQHSVAPGTVLFEQGDIPNFQIALLSGSVQLFGQSREGREVLIEAVREPGLLIPAAVVTGAPYLMQARVPELSRFLLIHAGTFRIAVAREPLLAHAVIGSLAHQFRRMVRQIKNLKLRSSTQRIGCYLLALSARQGTPDKAVLPYEKTLIASELGVTRESFSRALSGLEKAGIRVDGQTIAILDSARLAAECGFDSYIDGSDEFDLTQLPYPL, translated from the coding sequence ATGAGAAAAGGAGAGTATGGCGCATCAATCCGGGACATGCTGGAAGAACTGCCATTGTTTCAGTCGCTGCCCGACGCAACACGAAAGGAGCTGCTTGGCAATTCGGTACAGCATAGCGTGGCGCCAGGCACCGTGCTTTTTGAGCAGGGTGACATACCAAACTTCCAGATCGCACTTCTTTCGGGGTCGGTCCAGTTGTTTGGCCAGTCGCGGGAGGGACGCGAGGTATTGATCGAAGCGGTGCGCGAGCCGGGGCTCCTCATTCCCGCTGCCGTCGTGACAGGCGCGCCCTACCTCATGCAGGCGCGTGTGCCGGAACTCTCGCGTTTTCTGCTAATCCATGCAGGAACATTCCGCATAGCCGTGGCGCGTGAACCGTTGCTTGCGCATGCCGTGATCGGAAGCCTTGCTCATCAGTTCCGCCGAATGGTGCGGCAGATCAAGAATCTAAAGCTGAGGTCTTCCACCCAACGCATTGGCTGCTACCTACTCGCCTTATCGGCACGGCAGGGAACGCCCGACAAGGCCGTCCTTCCTTATGAGAAGACCCTGATCGCCTCCGAACTCGGCGTTACCCGCGAATCCTTTTCCCGTGCTCTGTCCGGTCTCGAAAAGGCGGGGATCAGGGTCGATGGTCAGACGATCGCTATCCTTGATTCTGCCAGGCTTGCCGCCGAATGCGGCTTTGATTCCTATATCGACGGCAGCGACGAATTTGACCTGACCCAACTTCCCTATCCACTTTAG
- the adh gene encoding aldehyde dehydrogenase: MLHQKIVESPFKLKYGNYIGGEWREPIGGRYFDNITPVTGGKICEIPRSDENDINAALDAAHTAKDNWAKTSAAERSNILMKIAQRMEDKLETLAEAETWDNGKPIRETMAADIPLAIDHFRYFASCIRAQEGSIGEIDQDTVAYHFHEPLGVVGQIIPWNFPILMAAWKLAPALAAGNCVVIKPAEQTPASLLVWAEIVGDLLPPGVLNIVNGFGLEAGKPLATSPRIAKIAFTGETSTGRLIMQYASQNLIPVTLELGGKSPNIFFADVMAEDDDFLDKALEGFAMFALNQGEVCTCPSRALVQESIYDRFMEKAVKRVEQIKQGNPLDSATMIGAQASSEQMEKILSYLDIGRQEGAEVLTGGGRNDLGGELSSGYYIKPTIFKGHNKMRIFQEEIFGPVVSVTTFKDEKEALEIANDTLYGLGAGVWTRDGNRAYRFGREIRAGRVWTNCYHAYPAHAAFGGYKQSGIGRETHKMMLDHYQQTKNMLVSYSPKALGFF; the protein is encoded by the coding sequence ATGCTGCATCAGAAAATCGTCGAATCTCCGTTCAAGCTCAAATATGGGAATTACATCGGCGGCGAATGGCGAGAGCCGATCGGCGGCAGATATTTCGACAACATCACGCCGGTGACCGGCGGCAAGATCTGCGAGATTCCACGCTCGGACGAGAACGACATCAACGCGGCGCTGGATGCCGCCCATACGGCCAAGGACAATTGGGCCAAGACATCAGCCGCTGAGCGCTCGAACATTCTGATGAAGATCGCCCAGCGGATGGAAGACAAACTCGAAACGCTTGCCGAGGCGGAGACGTGGGACAACGGCAAGCCCATTCGCGAAACAATGGCCGCCGATATTCCACTCGCGATCGACCATTTCCGCTATTTCGCCTCTTGCATTCGCGCTCAGGAAGGCTCGATCGGCGAGATCGACCAAGATACCGTCGCCTATCATTTTCATGAGCCGCTCGGCGTCGTCGGCCAGATTATCCCGTGGAACTTCCCGATCCTCATGGCCGCATGGAAGCTGGCGCCTGCCCTTGCTGCCGGCAATTGCGTCGTTATCAAGCCCGCCGAACAGACGCCCGCTTCGCTGCTCGTCTGGGCGGAAATCGTCGGGGATTTGCTGCCGCCCGGCGTGCTTAATATCGTCAACGGCTTTGGCCTCGAGGCCGGCAAGCCGCTCGCGACCAGCCCGCGTATCGCCAAGATTGCTTTCACCGGCGAAACGTCGACCGGTCGGCTGATCATGCAATATGCCAGCCAGAACCTGATACCCGTCACGCTCGAGCTCGGTGGCAAGTCGCCGAACATCTTCTTTGCGGATGTGATGGCGGAAGACGACGACTTCCTGGACAAGGCGCTCGAAGGGTTCGCCATGTTCGCGTTGAACCAGGGTGAAGTTTGCACTTGCCCCAGCAGGGCGTTGGTCCAGGAATCCATCTACGATCGTTTCATGGAAAAGGCCGTGAAGCGGGTCGAGCAGATCAAGCAGGGCAACCCGCTCGATTCCGCTACGATGATCGGTGCCCAGGCTTCCAGCGAGCAGATGGAGAAGATCCTTTCCTATCTCGATATCGGGAGGCAGGAAGGAGCCGAAGTGCTGACGGGCGGCGGCCGCAATGATCTCGGTGGTGAGCTTTCAAGCGGCTACTACATCAAGCCGACGATCTTCAAGGGTCATAACAAGATGCGCATCTTCCAGGAGGAGATCTTCGGCCCAGTGGTGTCCGTGACCACCTTCAAGGACGAGAAGGAGGCGCTGGAAATCGCCAATGACACGCTCTACGGCCTCGGTGCCGGCGTGTGGACCCGCGATGGCAACCGCGCCTATCGCTTCGGGCGGGAGATCCGGGCCGGCCGCGTCTGGACGAATTGCTATCATGCCTATCCGGCCCATGCGGCCTTCGGCGGGTACAAGCAGTCCGGCATCGGTCGCGAGACACATAAGATGATGCTCGATCACTACCAGCAGACCAAGAACATGCTGGTGAGCTACAGCCCGAAGGCGCTTGGCTTCTTCTGA
- a CDS encoding GAF domain-containing protein, with product MYEHSAHADQVYASAQSVAASSTIVASWRRCMTMHRLAPEEKRLPVRLSDQEFRTACQQSERLLVEAADELGRLFSTVGKAGCCLLLTDRDGIALERRGTAGDDKEFQNLGLWTGSVWTEASIGTNGIGTALADDRAVAIVRDQHFFCSNINLSCTTAPIRDHRGQMAGALDVSTCREDVNEVTLAIISQTVREAAMRIELGLFRSAFAGARFVLVPTDSGSTSALLAVDRNDMVLGATRAARVALKLDDQRISAGVPATDALREKHLDDGKALQEAERAALLRALSRANGNVTQAALSLGMNRATLHRKMRKLDLH from the coding sequence ATGTACGAGCATTCTGCGCATGCGGATCAGGTTTATGCATCCGCGCAGTCTGTTGCTGCAAGTTCTACGATCGTCGCCTCCTGGCGGCGCTGCATGACCATGCATCGATTGGCACCGGAGGAAAAGAGGTTGCCTGTTCGTCTGAGCGACCAGGAATTTCGAACGGCATGTCAACAGTCGGAAAGGCTGCTGGTGGAAGCGGCTGATGAACTCGGTCGGCTCTTCTCGACAGTCGGAAAGGCTGGCTGCTGCCTGCTTCTGACCGATCGTGACGGCATTGCGCTGGAGCGACGCGGCACGGCAGGCGACGATAAGGAGTTCCAGAATCTCGGCCTTTGGACCGGCTCGGTGTGGACCGAGGCGAGCATCGGCACGAACGGCATCGGCACCGCGCTTGCTGACGATCGGGCGGTGGCGATCGTTCGGGATCAGCACTTTTTCTGCTCCAATATCAATCTGAGCTGTACCACGGCGCCGATCCGCGACCATCGCGGCCAGATGGCCGGTGCGCTGGACGTTTCAACATGCCGCGAGGATGTCAACGAGGTGACGCTGGCGATCATCTCCCAAACGGTTCGCGAGGCGGCCATGCGTATCGAACTCGGTCTTTTCCGCAGCGCCTTTGCTGGAGCTCGTTTTGTTTTGGTTCCGACCGATAGTGGTTCGACCTCGGCGCTTCTCGCCGTCGATCGGAACGATATGGTGCTTGGTGCGACGAGAGCCGCACGCGTGGCGTTGAAACTCGACGACCAACGCATTTCCGCTGGCGTCCCAGCCACCGATGCATTGCGGGAAAAGCATCTGGACGATGGAAAAGCTCTTCAGGAGGCTGAACGTGCCGCTCTTCTCAGGGCACTGTCACGCGCCAATGGCAATGTGACGCAAGCCGCACTCTCCCTTGGCATGAACCGTGCCACTCTTCATCGCAAGATGAGGAAGCTGGATCTGCATTGA
- a CDS encoding bifunctional diguanylate cyclase/phosphodiesterase produces MLLSLSHNWQADGSFADSASVAQPGAIARVDESSRHEKQRLEDALEFAETIIAAIPDILFEMDRNGRYLQIWTKHPELLAATKQQLLGKTVNDVLPPEDAAAALRAIREADEKGASDCHVIRIVQQNGESRWFEHHVAKKAGSETSSQTFLVLSRDVTERKLGEHILDEARTRLLTVLQTIPDMVWLKDIEGAYLLCNHAYERLIGKSESEIVGKTDLDLFDADVARLFRERELEAIRAGGVVINEKWVTHHDSGQRILLETRKVPIVGAEGKTTGVLGVARDITELNASREKIHRMAFYDSLTDLPNRELFFGRLRQAMADAESHRQVVGVMMMDIDHFKAVNDTMGHPVGDELLCQAARRFQASVRSADTVARLSGDEFAILLPDIRHADDLRDIATKMLKTFDEPFLLDGREVFVSCSIGIALHPEHSTDANDLVKYADSAMYLAKRLGRGGFQFYSRQLTADAQHRLMLESELRRAIERCELEVYYQPKVLVENGRIVGSEALLRWHHGKMGMVPPAEFIPIAEDTGLIADLGRWVFREACRTAAELNADTPASHKMAINVSSRQFQRSDLLEMVTQILDETACRPEWIEIEITESLLLDQQYETLATLCALRTMGISIAIDDFGTGYSALNYLARFPIDTLKIDRSFISSGDKRSAELVKAILSIARCLGQNVVAEGVETVEQAAFLRANGCDAAQGFLYSKPVPKAEFVKLPQFLKV; encoded by the coding sequence ATGCTGCTATCTCTCTCCCATAACTGGCAGGCGGATGGTTCGTTTGCGGATAGCGCTTCAGTTGCTCAGCCCGGCGCGATTGCCCGCGTGGACGAGTCTAGCCGGCACGAGAAGCAGAGGCTTGAAGATGCGCTTGAATTCGCGGAAACGATCATCGCCGCCATCCCTGATATTCTGTTTGAGATGGACCGAAACGGACGGTATCTCCAGATATGGACAAAGCATCCGGAACTTCTGGCTGCGACCAAACAACAACTGCTGGGCAAAACGGTAAACGACGTCCTCCCGCCTGAAGACGCGGCGGCTGCGTTGCGCGCCATCCGCGAGGCCGACGAGAAAGGCGCCAGCGATTGTCACGTCATTCGCATCGTCCAACAGAACGGCGAGTCCCGATGGTTCGAGCATCATGTTGCAAAGAAAGCGGGCAGTGAAACATCCTCCCAAACGTTTCTTGTTCTGTCACGGGATGTTACCGAACGGAAGCTGGGAGAGCATATTCTAGATGAAGCGCGAACACGCCTCCTCACGGTACTTCAGACTATACCCGACATGGTATGGTTGAAGGATATCGAGGGCGCCTATCTCCTTTGCAATCACGCCTATGAGCGTCTGATCGGCAAGTCGGAGTCCGAAATTGTTGGCAAAACGGATCTAGACCTGTTTGACGCCGACGTCGCACGCCTTTTCCGCGAAAGGGAGCTGGAAGCGATCCGTGCCGGAGGCGTCGTGATCAATGAGAAATGGGTCACACACCACGACAGTGGACAACGCATACTTCTGGAAACACGAAAGGTCCCAATCGTTGGCGCCGAGGGAAAGACAACGGGTGTTCTCGGCGTGGCCCGCGACATTACCGAGTTGAACGCCTCCCGCGAAAAAATTCATCGGATGGCCTTCTACGATTCGCTTACGGACTTGCCCAACCGGGAACTGTTCTTTGGGCGGTTGCGGCAAGCGATGGCAGATGCTGAGTCCCATCGCCAAGTTGTAGGCGTCATGATGATGGACATCGACCATTTCAAAGCCGTAAACGACACGATGGGACATCCCGTCGGCGACGAACTGCTTTGTCAGGCGGCCAGACGCTTCCAGGCAAGCGTGCGCAGCGCCGACACCGTGGCCCGTCTCAGCGGCGATGAATTCGCCATCCTCTTGCCAGACATCCGGCACGCGGACGATTTGCGCGATATCGCCACCAAGATGCTCAAAACATTCGACGAACCCTTCCTGCTCGACGGCAGGGAAGTCTTCGTCTCATGCAGCATCGGGATCGCGCTCCATCCAGAGCATAGCACTGATGCAAACGATCTCGTCAAATATGCCGATTCCGCAATGTATTTGGCAAAGCGTCTTGGGCGGGGAGGCTTCCAATTTTATTCGAGGCAACTGACAGCAGACGCGCAACACCGCCTGATGCTGGAATCGGAATTGCGCCGGGCCATCGAGCGCTGCGAACTGGAAGTGTACTACCAACCCAAGGTACTCGTCGAAAACGGCAGGATAGTCGGCTCGGAGGCTCTCCTGCGATGGCATCACGGAAAGATGGGCATGGTTCCTCCGGCTGAGTTCATTCCGATTGCCGAGGACACTGGATTAATCGCGGATTTGGGCCGATGGGTATTTCGCGAAGCCTGTCGAACCGCGGCAGAATTGAACGCCGACACCCCAGCGTCTCACAAAATGGCGATCAATGTCTCATCCAGGCAGTTCCAGCGATCTGATCTGCTGGAGATGGTAACCCAGATTCTCGATGAAACCGCCTGCCGCCCTGAGTGGATCGAGATTGAGATCACGGAAAGCCTTCTGCTGGATCAACAATACGAGACACTGGCCACTCTTTGTGCCCTTCGGACGATGGGAATCTCAATTGCCATCGATGATTTCGGTACCGGCTATTCGGCGTTGAATTACTTGGCTCGCTTTCCCATCGACACCCTGAAAATCGATCGATCATTCATCAGCAGTGGCGACAAGCGCAGCGCAGAGCTAGTCAAGGCCATTCTCTCGATCGCCCGTTGCCTTGGGCAAAACGTCGTGGCGGAAGGTGTCGAGACGGTCGAACAGGCGGCGTTCCTAAGGGCTAACGGATGCGACGCGGCACAAGGGTTCTTGTACAGCAAGCCCGTGCCAAAAGCCGAATTCGTGAAGCTGCCGCAGTTCTTGAAGGTCTGA
- a CDS encoding ankyrin repeat domain-containing protein, which translates to MRRFLTSVALFFAATMGAAGDPLFDAVSAGNTVAVEQFLASGADVNSRTHDQATPLINAALENQLAVAELLIGRNADVMARNAGGFTPLHAAAFSGNVPISKLLLEHGAILDDASNKAGVTPLMVAGEENHVLLAEFLLAKGADVTHAEVHGYAPITRAMWKGNVDIVRLFKRHGVACPPASVLGEENYAKCMEIHE; encoded by the coding sequence ATGCGCCGGTTTCTTACATCGGTAGCGTTGTTTTTTGCAGCGACAATGGGGGCCGCGGGCGATCCCTTGTTCGATGCCGTTTCAGCGGGAAACACCGTTGCCGTGGAACAGTTTCTGGCTTCGGGCGCCGATGTCAACAGCCGCACTCACGACCAGGCGACACCACTCATCAACGCCGCGCTCGAAAATCAGCTTGCCGTAGCCGAGCTGTTGATAGGCAGAAATGCCGATGTCATGGCAAGGAATGCAGGCGGCTTTACACCCCTTCATGCCGCGGCATTTTCGGGTAACGTACCCATCAGCAAGCTGCTCCTGGAGCACGGAGCAATTCTCGACGATGCGTCCAACAAAGCGGGTGTTACGCCGCTCATGGTTGCGGGCGAAGAGAACCACGTCCTCCTCGCGGAGTTTTTGCTTGCGAAGGGGGCTGACGTCACCCACGCCGAGGTTCACGGCTACGCGCCGATCACGAGGGCCATGTGGAAAGGCAATGTCGATATCGTCCGTCTGTTCAAGCGGCATGGCGTGGCATGTCCTCCGGCCAGCGTTCTCGGCGAGGAGAATTACGCTAAGTGCATGGAAATCCATGAATAA
- a CDS encoding YHS domain-containing (seleno)protein, with translation MIGLAVADIVGGSPAMADDSVNTGYFGGVAIMGYDTVAYFTEGKATKGSEKISYEWMGTPWHFASAKHREMFMSEPLKYAPQYGGYCAGEVSSGSVTVNIDPEAFKIVEGKLYLMYDQAYAEEFAAHPADTVTKADAKWPKVAADLELDQYH, from the coding sequence ATGATCGGTCTGGCTGTCGCAGACATTGTCGGTGGATCGCCAGCCATGGCCGACGACTCGGTAAACACGGGGTACTTCGGCGGTGTCGCCATCATGGGATACGACACGGTCGCCTACTTTACCGAAGGCAAAGCGACGAAAGGCTCGGAAAAAATCTCCTACGAATGGATGGGGACGCCGTGGCATTTCGCCAGTGCCAAACATCGCGAGATGTTTATGAGCGAACCGCTTAAATACGCGCCTCAATACGGCGGCTATTGCGCGGGCGAGGTAAGCAGCGGGTCCGTCACGGTCAACATCGATCCAGAAGCCTTCAAGATTGTCGAAGGCAAGCTTTACCTGATGTATGACCAGGCGTATGCGGAGGAGTTTGCCGCGCATCCGGCGGACACTGTGACCAAGGCCGATGCCAAATGGCCGAAGGTCGCGGCCGATCTCGAACTGGATCAGTATCACTGA